The Mercurialis annua linkage group LG2, ddMerAnnu1.2, whole genome shotgun sequence genome contains a region encoding:
- the LOC126669316 gene encoding uncharacterized protein LOC126669316 has protein sequence MKMTVPIIYEYNSPSLKNKLKSSVCCFASQHLQHHETLGDGGADDGVRRMTSPYAWLKSTAQEFEIREKCRSLIGRRGKNRRRHNSGDFRYDAASYSLNFEDDINREEDDYMCFNNFTARLPATPDRIFRQEVEAPERVLIAWS, from the coding sequence ATGAAAATGACAGTACCAATAATTTACGAATACAATTCCCCGTCTCTGAAGAACAAACTCAAATCCTCCGTTTGCTGCTTCGCTTCTCAGCATCTGCAGCACCACGAGACTCTCGGAGACGGAGGAGCCGACGACGGCGTCAGAAGGATGACTTCACCATACGCGTGGCTGAAATCGACTGCTCAAGAATTTGAAATTAGGGAGAAATGCCGGAGTTTAATCGGAAGAAGAGGGAAAAATCGAAGACGGCATAATTCGGGTGATTTTAGATACGACGCTGCGAGTTATTCTCTTAATTTTGAGGATGATATTAATAGAGAAGAAGATGATTATATGTGTTTTAATAATTTCACGGCGAGATTACCGGCTACTCCTGACAGAATATTCCGGCAGGAGGTGGAAGCACCGGAGCGTGTTCTCATAGCCTGGTCTTAA
- the LOC126670451 gene encoding uncharacterized protein LOC126670451: MMESHKEQSPSLEDCLKLLKGERDEQRLAGLLLVTKFCKGDDSDSLRRVYDAVGFRFLDRLLRTGMGKGAENEDGASNRDAYLQLSITVLAAFCRVPEIASSEDMAVKIPLILEIMSKSNSPILEECYEFLYLVTVSSEHGARILYESGGLKIVASQMCSLPDGCQMMELAMKIIQSILNKVLQESIATVNPSELSMVVVAISRQFAVLHSQLKFDALHLLSGIFSSKCSQSVQDALLTIAKNSWPDYMRVGIMAILQNRVAPGEKLHALILAESTMSILGESWLIGQSNLPDLQDPMPADRCLLLVLESSRVEIAVLLNELAYLKYEASKNISTTAETIFLKQRNVAIAFSLVERIIKLVSTMAGNEGLIGESTFIKVINGINETVNVVLEYLQDAKEHGQNKGNDLLASVRIVGSYLAETPDACKDKVRELLGYMLSVEAEDEPSPFYSICFLLPMLCQITMETEGCKALVSSGGYKAVVQCLIKMIGPSRCTIEDNSGIFLACDTIMSLLLKREQIRFSMDESSAVDLLTALGYWAENADDLSVTTMASSICALIFDSTSEQALLRHSNFNSSSLDSLSRLIARSLAFLKQDMSDAVKSEMDLLEIVSSGFSRWARRFPHVKEAVERIS, from the exons ATGATGGAG TCACATAAAGAGCAGTCTCCCTCACTTGAAGATTGCTTAAAGCTGTTAAAAGGCGAGAGAGACGAGCAACGCCTTGCTGGATTGCTTCTCGTCACCAAATTTTGCAAAGGCGATGACTCTGATTCTCTTCGTCGTGTTTATGACGCTGTCGGCTTTCGCTTTCTTGATAGGCTCTTGAGGACTG GTATGGGTAAAGGAGCTGAGAATGAGGATGGAGCTAGCAACCGTGATGCGTATTTGCAGTTATCGATTACAGTTCTTGCAGCGTTTTGTCGTGTTCCTGAAATAGCGTCATCAGAAGATATGGCTGTCAAGATTCCTTTGATTCTGGAAATAATGTCCAA ATCCAATTCACCTATTTTGGAAGAATGCTATGAATTCTTGTATCTGGTAACAGTGTCTTCTGAGCATGGAGCCAGAATCTTGTATGAATCCGGAGGCTTGAAAATCGTAGCTTCCCAAATGTGTTCTCTTCCTGACG GATGTCAGATGATGGAGCTTGCTATGAAAATAATACAATCTATACTGAATAAAGTACTTCAGGAATCCATTGCCACTGTCAACCCATCAGAGCTGTCAATGGTG GTGGTTGCAATATCAAGACAGTTTGCTGTATTACACAGTCAATTGAAGTTTGACGCACTTCACCTGCTCTCTGGTATCTTCTCATCAAAGTGCTCG CAATCGGTTCAAGATGCACTGCTCACAATTGCTAAAAACAGCTGGCCAGATTACATGCGTGTTGGAATTATGGCTATTTTGCAGAATCGTGTTG CACCTGGTGAAAAGCTTCACGCCCTTATTTTGGCTGAATCTACTATGTCTATATTGGGGGAAAGCTGGCTTATTGGTCAGTCTAACTTGCCTGATTTACAAGACCCCATGCCGGCTGACAG ATGTCTATTGCTTGTCTTGGAGTCATCAAGGGTTGAAATTGCTGTTTTGCTTAATGAGCTAGCCTATTTGAAATATGAAGCCTCCAAGAATATTTCAACTACTGCagaaactatatttttaaagcAAAGAAATGTGGCTATTGCTTTTTCATTGGTGGAGAGGATAATCAAATTAGTATCAACGATGGCTGGAAATGAGG GACTCATTGGTGAAAGTACTTTTATAAAGGTGATCAATGGAATTAATGAGACAGTTAACGTAGTGCTAGAGTATCTACAAGATGCAAAG GAACATGGGCAAAATAAGGGAAATGATCTTCTCGCTTCAGTTAGGATTGTTGGAAG TTATCTTGCTGAAACACCTGATGCGTGCAAAGACAAGGTCAGAGAACTTTTGGGGTATATGCTATCAGTTGAAGCTGAAGATGAACCAAG CCCCTTTTACTCTATATGCTTTTTACTTCCAATGTTGTGTCAAATTACAATGGAGACCGAAGGATGTAAAGCTTTAGTTTCTTCTGGTGGTTATAAAGCT GTTGTTCAATGCCTAATAAAAATGATTGGACCAAGTCGCTGTACAATTGAAGATAATAGCGGCATCTTTTTGGCATGTGATACAATAATGAGTTTGCTTTTGAAG AGGGAGCAAATACGATTTTCAATGGACGAATCAAGTGCGGTCGATCTTTTAACAGCATTGGGATATTGGGCAG AGAATGCTGATGACCTATCTGTTACAACGATGGCTTCAAGTATTTGTGCTCTGATATTTGATTCTACATCAGAGCAGGCTCTTCTCCGTCATTCTAACTTTAACAGCAGCTCTCTTGATAGTCTATCACGGCTCATTGCAAGAAGTCTAGCTTTTCTTAAGCAG GACATGTCTGATGCTGTTAAATCAGAAATGGATCTTCTTGAGATCGTTAGTTCAG GATTTTCACGGTGGGCTCGTCGGTTTCCACATGTAAAGGAGGCAGTGGAGAGAATTTCATAG